A genomic window from Leptospira ryugenii includes:
- a CDS encoding DsbA family protein, which yields MENSNQKWIEQPLSKIVTGLAVLFALVAAISLPSFVENFFLADAVMIGGKRYDINDVKKTSPVAFSKFQTEYQSLVKNTLSEFAQDKLFELVAKEKNIKPSEVLSQGFVATEPSNEEIQAVYTQYKPQFGGKSLAEVRDQIIKVLKNQQEQQHNQGVYKEIVTKYPVEFKLREIEQVRVSVETKGNPSTGKEGAKITIIEFSDFECPFCKRSQDVNRRLREKYKDDIQWVFRDFPLPFHENAMYAHMAANCSIPQNKYWDVFQVLFENSGNLSPGNVDYLVTKAGLNAEKYQACMKDKKKLQAEIDSDIEDGQKVGVNGTPAFFINGIFVSGALPFENFDEIIQKELNK from the coding sequence ATGGAAAATTCGAACCAAAAATGGATAGAGCAACCTCTATCAAAGATCGTGACTGGACTTGCGGTATTGTTTGCCCTTGTCGCAGCTATCTCCCTCCCTTCCTTTGTAGAGAACTTCTTTCTCGCAGATGCCGTTATGATCGGTGGAAAACGTTATGATATTAACGATGTTAAGAAGACTTCACCTGTCGCATTTTCAAAGTTTCAGACTGAGTACCAGTCCTTAGTTAAGAATACTCTCAGTGAGTTTGCCCAAGACAAACTTTTTGAACTTGTTGCCAAAGAAAAAAACATTAAACCTTCGGAGGTTTTATCTCAGGGATTTGTGGCGACTGAACCGAGCAATGAAGAAATCCAGGCAGTATATACTCAATACAAACCACAGTTTGGTGGTAAATCTTTGGCAGAAGTTCGAGACCAAATCATTAAGGTTTTAAAGAACCAACAAGAACAACAACACAACCAAGGTGTATACAAAGAAATCGTTACAAAATACCCAGTTGAGTTCAAACTCCGCGAAATTGAACAAGTAAGAGTCTCGGTAGAAACAAAAGGAAATCCTTCGACTGGTAAAGAAGGTGCTAAGATTACTATCATTGAGTTCTCAGACTTTGAATGCCCATTCTGCAAAAGAAGTCAGGACGTAAATCGTCGACTTAGAGAAAAATACAAAGATGACATCCAGTGGGTTTTCCGTGACTTTCCACTTCCATTTCATGAGAATGCAATGTATGCGCATATGGCTGCCAACTGTTCTATCCCTCAGAATAAATACTGGGATGTGTTCCAAGTTCTCTTTGAAAATTCGGGAAATTTATCTCCAGGTAACGTAGATTATTTGGTCACGAAAGCAGGTCTCAATGCAGAGAAATACCAAGCTTGTATGAAAGACAAAAAGAAACTCCAAGCAGAAATAGATTCAGATATTGAAGACGGCCAAAAAGTTGGGGTGAATGGAACTCCTGCCTTTTTTATAAATGGAATCTTTGTGTCAGGGGCCCTTCCATTTGAAAACTTTGACGAAATCATCCAAAAAGAATTAAACAAATAG
- the prmC gene encoding peptide chain release factor N(5)-glutamine methyltransferase: protein MTDPNNILHFLNKSTDFLKKKGIPSARTDAEWILADLLRLTRIQLYAKFEMPLSSKEIEEYRERIVDRSKSKPVAYIIGKKGFHQFDFFVNESVLIPRPETEELVELIRLRYEKEDKPLQLWDLGTGSGCIGLSLAKLFPHFFVTLTDISEESLNVAKKNAENLQVNDRCNFILSDLANKLSSEVKFDLILSNPPYIPLEEKEDIMKDVVAYEPHQALFIENIFEFHKQIFQSFADHLIPTGVFAIETHPKFIHKLADLASTFSLGDIEIIKDSSSKDRFIIGKSMI, encoded by the coding sequence ATGACCGATCCCAATAACATCCTTCATTTCCTCAACAAGTCTACAGATTTCCTGAAAAAAAAAGGGATACCTTCGGCAAGAACCGATGCTGAATGGATACTTGCTGATTTGCTTCGATTAACAAGAATTCAACTGTATGCAAAATTTGAAATGCCTCTATCCTCGAAAGAAATTGAAGAGTATAGAGAGAGGATTGTGGACCGGAGCAAATCCAAACCTGTTGCTTACATCATTGGAAAAAAAGGATTCCATCAATTTGACTTTTTTGTAAACGAATCGGTTCTCATTCCAAGACCCGAAACAGAGGAACTGGTAGAACTCATTCGATTGCGATATGAAAAGGAGGATAAACCTCTTCAACTTTGGGATTTAGGGACAGGGAGTGGTTGCATTGGACTTAGCCTTGCAAAACTATTTCCTCATTTCTTTGTTACCCTTACAGATATTTCTGAGGAAAGTTTGAATGTCGCAAAAAAAAATGCGGAAAATTTGCAAGTTAATGATAGGTGCAACTTTATCCTTTCAGATCTTGCGAACAAACTGTCTTCAGAAGTAAAGTTTGATCTCATACTTTCTAACCCACCCTACATACCTCTTGAAGAAAAAGAGGACATCATGAAAGATGTTGTAGCTTATGAGCCGCACCAGGCTCTATTCATAGAAAATATTTTCGAATTTCATAAACAGATATTTCAATCGTTTGCTGATCACTTAATTCCCACAGGAGTCTTTGCGATCGAGACACATCCAAAGTTCATTCACAAACTTGCAGACTTAGCCTCTACTTTCTCATTGGGCGATATCGAGATCATCAAAGATAGCTCTAGCAAAGATAGGTTTATCATCGGAAAATCAATGATTTGA
- the thrB gene encoding homoserine kinase → MPSIPKITIKVPGTSANLGPGFDLMGMALKIYNQFEFQFPSQANFQSTNHKGESLPFAPEDDLVQVAYQSYFRAFLPEVEIPKYVCKMWIGLPLKGGLGSSASAIVAGLSLARRVHTLAFSNERQITDSEFLQFLAEWEGHPDNTLPAYLGGFVFATSCQGEPLRYFRKKFPASIALFLLTPEYTVSTEESRKTLPGLYPTKDVIFNLSRLGSWLYFLEKRRFSDLKNALQDKLHTPYRITESSPLFQITEKLDPHKFGHCLSGSGPSLLIFTERKNADKYKSILENLIAEEFKKQNIPYQFKRIQTDHLGTIIKQS, encoded by the coding sequence ATGCCTTCTATTCCCAAAATCACCATCAAAGTTCCGGGTACTTCGGCAAACCTCGGACCGGGCTTCGATCTTATGGGCATGGCTCTCAAGATCTACAATCAATTCGAGTTTCAATTCCCTTCCCAAGCCAACTTCCAGAGTACAAACCATAAGGGAGAGTCCCTTCCGTTTGCGCCGGAAGATGATTTAGTGCAAGTCGCCTACCAGAGCTATTTCCGTGCCTTTTTGCCCGAAGTAGAGATTCCTAAATACGTCTGTAAGATGTGGATCGGCCTTCCTTTGAAAGGTGGGCTCGGTTCTTCTGCCTCAGCTATTGTGGCAGGATTGAGTTTGGCAAGAAGGGTGCATACGCTTGCATTTTCGAACGAAAGGCAAATCACAGACTCAGAGTTTTTACAATTTTTAGCAGAGTGGGAAGGACACCCTGACAATACTTTGCCCGCTTATTTAGGTGGATTTGTCTTTGCGACCTCCTGCCAAGGGGAACCTCTCCGTTACTTTCGGAAAAAATTTCCAGCATCCATCGCATTATTTTTGTTAACACCTGAGTATACAGTTTCGACAGAAGAATCTCGAAAAACTCTACCTGGCCTATACCCAACAAAAGATGTCATTTTTAATTTATCCCGTTTAGGTTCTTGGCTCTACTTTTTGGAAAAGCGAAGGTTTAGCGATTTAAAGAACGCATTGCAAGATAAATTACACACGCCTTATAGAATTACAGAGTCAAGTCCTCTCTTTCAAATTACGGAAAAGCTAGACCCTCATAAATTTGGGCATTGTCTTTCTGGCTCAGGGCCAAGTTTGTTGATCTTTACTGAAAGAAAAAATGCAGATAAATATAAATCAATTTTGGAGAATTTGATTGCGGAAGAGTTTAAGAAACAGAACATTCCCTATCAATTCAAACGCATACAGACAGATCATCTGGGAACCATAATCAAACAATCATAA
- a CDS encoding alpha/beta fold hydrolase — MARIIVAIHNHIVVYCNYMEWKIEYWKRDGFSFGISASPKRDSALFLPGSHLFYPRLLSEAKILEKYQVIVMDHRGFAHLQRTKDSVEDYELSWVISDFTEYIAHSIPNEVPIHLFGHSGHGYMALLLAHAQPKRFSSLSLVGTGPNHGAPLFAREPYFEQLATKERKERNLANQLRFEADCKESPEHFFIHYCRKEEALAFFDWKTDSSHFWSGIKTNRLAFDHLFGKEFANIDSKALLSELQIPAALFLGRYDFQVAPHFTWDPVCIQNPRLKKFVFEKSAHYPFWEEPEEFWMRYENWLERESLLSL; from the coding sequence TTGGCAAGAATTATAGTTGCAATCCACAACCATATAGTTGTATATTGCAACTATATGGAATGGAAAATTGAATATTGGAAACGTGATGGTTTTTCCTTTGGCATAAGTGCAAGCCCCAAACGAGACTCAGCACTCTTTTTGCCTGGTTCACACCTTTTTTACCCAAGGCTTCTTTCAGAGGCAAAGATTCTGGAAAAATACCAAGTGATCGTGATGGACCACCGCGGTTTTGCACACCTACAAAGAACAAAGGATAGCGTAGAGGACTATGAACTTTCATGGGTAATCTCTGACTTTACAGAATACATAGCGCACAGCATCCCGAATGAAGTTCCTATCCATTTGTTCGGACATTCAGGACATGGGTATATGGCATTGTTACTGGCACACGCGCAGCCAAAGCGTTTTTCGAGCCTTTCACTCGTGGGCACTGGTCCGAACCACGGTGCTCCGCTTTTCGCTCGAGAACCTTATTTTGAGCAATTGGCAACGAAGGAACGTAAGGAAAGAAACCTAGCCAACCAACTCAGATTTGAAGCAGATTGCAAAGAGAGTCCGGAGCATTTTTTTATCCATTACTGTCGGAAAGAAGAGGCACTTGCATTTTTTGATTGGAAGACAGACTCATCTCATTTTTGGTCAGGCATCAAAACCAACCGATTGGCCTTCGACCATTTATTTGGTAAAGAATTTGCCAACATCGACAGCAAAGCTCTGTTATCGGAACTCCAGATCCCTGCCGCTTTGTTCTTGGGAAGGTATGATTTTCAAGTGGCTCCCCATTTTACTTGGGATCCAGTTTGTATTCAGAATCCAAGGCTTAAGAAATTTGTATTTGAGAAGAGTGCACATTATCCCTTTTGGGAAGAACCAGAAGAGTTTTGGATGCGATATGAAAATTGGCTAGAAAGGGAGAGCCTCCTCTCTCTATAG
- a CDS encoding Crp/Fnr family transcriptional regulator, translated as MNDQMLEAMFGKFGKVFEPNEVLFCEYEPGNDFYLIKEGKVKITKTIGTSIKTLDILEAGDILGEMAILEEQPRSATAIAVTEVKALNFNRANFEMLMTKNPALAMKLLHIFSSRIYDQKRRLMILLMDDMVGKVCDVFVMLYEKQYNNDTYNEIILNATVDDIANWCAQPVGEVQKVIMQYVKTGKLDLYPDKIVIHNINDFQRIVNQKRKPS; from the coding sequence ATGAATGACCAAATGTTAGAAGCAATGTTTGGGAAATTTGGGAAGGTGTTTGAGCCCAATGAAGTGCTTTTCTGTGAGTATGAACCAGGAAATGATTTTTATCTTATCAAAGAAGGAAAGGTAAAGATCACAAAAACGATTGGCACTTCCATCAAGACACTCGATATCCTCGAAGCGGGAGATATCCTCGGAGAGATGGCGATTCTCGAAGAGCAGCCTAGGTCAGCTACAGCCATTGCGGTCACAGAAGTAAAGGCTCTAAACTTCAACAGAGCGAATTTTGAAATGCTCATGACCAAAAACCCAGCTTTGGCGATGAAACTACTTCATATCTTTTCATCCAGAATTTACGACCAAAAGCGCCGCCTTATGATACTGCTAATGGATGATATGGTGGGTAAAGTCTGCGATGTCTTTGTCATGCTCTATGAAAAACAGTACAACAATGATACCTACAATGAAATCATTCTGAATGCCACTGTAGATGATATTGCCAACTGGTGTGCACAACCAGTTGGTGAGGTGCAAAAAGTCATCATGCAATATGTAAAAACAGGCAAATTAGATTTGTATCCAGATAAAATTGTTATTCACAATATCAACGACTTCCAAAGGATTGTGAATCAGAAACGTAAACCATCATAA
- a CDS encoding MarR family winged helix-turn-helix transcriptional regulator: MEAKQSSFGLHLSDTLLLMRKYLSLQFQNSNSELRFEDWMALLPVWERPGISQKELSEALVRDKTTISRLVDVWVNKAWVERKADPNDKRLYRLYLSTKGEKVWKKGLPLVEDADRVFRSGLTSQEEKTFYQLLFQLRSSVLLEMENSNH, translated from the coding sequence ATGGAAGCAAAGCAGTCATCTTTTGGCCTTCATCTGAGCGATACACTTTTACTGATGAGAAAGTACCTTTCTCTGCAATTTCAAAATTCTAATTCTGAACTTAGGTTTGAAGACTGGATGGCTTTGCTCCCCGTTTGGGAACGACCTGGGATCTCTCAGAAAGAACTCTCGGAAGCTTTGGTTCGGGACAAAACAACTATCTCTCGTCTAGTAGATGTATGGGTTAACAAAGCCTGGGTCGAAAGAAAGGCCGATCCCAATGATAAACGTCTCTACCGACTTTATCTTAGCACCAAGGGCGAGAAGGTTTGGAAAAAAGGGCTACCTTTGGTTGAAGATGCAGACCGTGTGTTTAGGAGTGGTCTGACCTCTCAGGAAGAGAAAACGTTTTATCAACTACTATTCCAATTGCGATCTTCTGTTCTCTTGGAAATGGAAAATTCAAATCATTGA
- a CDS encoding malate dehydrogenase, translating to MGNTVKVAVTGAAGQIGYALLFRIASGQMFGPDTAVELQLLELEQALPAAKGVIMELDDCAFPLLHKVSVTSSVDEAFKNVNWALLVGSVPRKAGMERGDLLKINGGIFTIQGKAIEKNAASDVRVLVVGNPCNTNALIAMNNAKGVPSDRWFAMTGLDENRAKTQLAQKAGVLVKEVTNVAIWGNHSATQYPDFYNAKIQGKPATSLISDEAWLKTDFISTVQKRGAAIIAARGASSAASAANAVVDTVRNIVTPTKPGDWFSAACTSNGEYGVEKGLIFGYPLKSDGKKVEIVTGLEINAFGKEKFDITHKELIEERNEVKDMLG from the coding sequence ATGGGAAATACAGTAAAAGTTGCAGTGACAGGAGCAGCAGGCCAGATCGGCTATGCTTTGTTATTTAGAATTGCTTCGGGACAAATGTTTGGACCAGACACTGCAGTTGAGCTTCAGTTATTAGAGTTAGAGCAGGCACTTCCTGCGGCCAAAGGTGTGATTATGGAGTTGGATGACTGTGCGTTTCCTCTCCTTCACAAAGTCAGTGTAACTTCGAGTGTTGACGAAGCATTCAAGAATGTGAATTGGGCTCTCTTGGTTGGATCGGTTCCAAGAAAAGCTGGAATGGAACGAGGCGACCTTTTGAAAATCAACGGTGGTATCTTTACCATCCAAGGAAAGGCAATTGAGAAAAATGCGGCAAGCGACGTGAGAGTACTTGTTGTCGGCAACCCATGCAATACAAACGCCCTCATTGCCATGAACAATGCAAAAGGGGTTCCTAGTGATCGTTGGTTTGCGATGACTGGACTCGATGAAAATAGAGCCAAGACACAACTTGCGCAGAAAGCAGGTGTTTTAGTAAAAGAGGTAACAAACGTTGCCATTTGGGGGAACCACTCAGCGACCCAGTATCCAGATTTTTACAATGCGAAGATCCAAGGTAAGCCTGCAACATCGCTTATTTCGGACGAAGCGTGGTTGAAAACAGACTTTATCTCCACTGTCCAAAAACGTGGAGCCGCTATCATTGCAGCACGTGGCGCTTCTTCAGCGGCATCTGCAGCAAATGCAGTTGTGGATACTGTTCGGAATATAGTTACTCCTACAAAACCAGGAGATTGGTTTAGTGCAGCTTGTACTTCAAATGGAGAATATGGGGTTGAGAAGGGTCTTATCTTTGGTTATCCACTCAAATCAGATGGCAAGAAAGTCGAGATCGTGACAGGTCTTGAGATCAATGCATTTGGGAAGGAAAAGTTTGACATCACCCACAAAGAACTGATCGAAGAGAGAAACGAAGTCAAAGATATGCTTGGATAG
- a CDS encoding amidohydrolase family protein — MSGFILKNVKIWNKKEFVLGSLQVEGSLITAMGESGDWNASLPSYDGNQSLVLPSFINMHDHLLASYLPKVGGENKHISWLSFDNLYKSSAVFAERQQIDAELLYYLGAYKNLFSGVSMVFDHIPTHISKPFSETLPTKLVNNYYLAHSIGNYSLNWGEGAALEYKLAEENNRPFITHLGEGIDEESIVSLRRLEKMNALGPNSVLVHCLPFGQREVDIIAKNKATVVWCPSSNIHIFGKTTNIKLFLDSGVNVCLGTDFSPSGSLHLLEEIRFAKEIFEKLYDAELSDETILQWITQNAANAIRDPKVGQLSPGKTADFILISSTAEAEENFLSKLTTSSIDLMVIDGNPSWGSPLYEKIFTEMRTNFERIIWKDQDKIVAGSPVSLLNQVSASLGYKKELAFLPVSEK; from the coding sequence ATGTCCGGCTTTATTTTAAAAAATGTCAAAATTTGGAACAAGAAAGAGTTTGTTTTAGGTTCTCTACAAGTCGAAGGTAGCCTCATCACGGCCATGGGAGAGAGTGGAGACTGGAACGCATCTCTTCCTAGCTACGATGGAAATCAATCATTAGTCTTACCAAGTTTTATCAATATGCATGACCACCTTCTCGCCTCTTATTTGCCAAAAGTAGGTGGAGAAAACAAACATATATCCTGGTTGTCTTTTGATAATTTATATAAGTCATCTGCGGTATTTGCAGAGCGACAACAAATCGATGCAGAGTTATTGTACTACCTAGGTGCCTATAAAAATTTATTTTCCGGTGTGAGTATGGTATTTGACCATATCCCTACGCATATTTCGAAACCATTTTCTGAAACTCTTCCAACGAAACTGGTCAACAATTACTACCTTGCCCATTCAATTGGTAACTATAGCTTAAATTGGGGAGAAGGTGCCGCCTTAGAATATAAATTGGCCGAGGAAAACAATCGTCCATTCATTACCCATTTAGGGGAAGGCATTGACGAGGAATCCATCGTCTCTTTACGAAGACTTGAAAAAATGAATGCGCTAGGTCCGAACTCTGTTCTCGTTCATTGCCTCCCATTTGGCCAGAGAGAAGTAGACATCATCGCAAAAAACAAAGCAACAGTCGTTTGGTGCCCATCATCTAACATTCACATCTTTGGAAAAACTACAAATATAAAGCTATTTTTGGACTCAGGTGTAAATGTTTGTCTTGGCACAGACTTCTCCCCTTCGGGCTCATTGCATTTATTGGAAGAGATACGCTTTGCAAAAGAAATATTTGAAAAACTATACGATGCAGAACTCAGTGATGAGACGATTTTACAATGGATAACGCAAAATGCAGCAAATGCAATCCGCGATCCAAAAGTTGGCCAACTTAGCCCTGGAAAAACAGCCGATTTTATCCTAATTTCCTCTACAGCGGAGGCGGAAGAAAACTTTCTATCAAAACTCACTACTTCTTCCATAGATTTAATGGTCATAGACGGAAACCCTTCCTGGGGCTCCCCACTCTACGAAAAAATATTTACAGAGATGAGGACCAACTTTGAGAGAATTATCTGGAAGGATCAGGATAAAATTGTAGCGGGATCGCCAGTCTCCTTATTAAATCAAGTTTCCGCAAGCCTTGGATACAAAAAGGAATTGGCTTTTTTGCCTGTTTCCGAAAAATGA
- a CDS encoding phytoene desaturase family protein, with amino-acid sequence MPVYQSMEEIWDAIVVGGGLGGLAFASRYAKEGNRVLVLEKGIHPGGCASSFDRAGFRFESGATTVVGWEEGLPLAQLERDLGIQFPRIPLSPSMVVLWKDKELIRYPEREKWQKEIARVFGKSKRMEWFWRFLFFLSDGLWSISGRYLHFPIANGKDIFRLLRTLRPKDILIFCASFLPFRWVLKIFGLEGKEEWISFLDEQLMITNQCKSKEAPLLTAAAGLCYPNLINTYIPGGILRLSETLVEYLEKNRGECHLKEEVIRIRKDGSESGQDLFQVVTKKSTYYSKVVVCNIPIWNVEPLLSEEIPARLHAIRRFEEGIYSAFTMGVVLRTSSLVPKSYHYQIHLSAPLPEGGGDSIFVSLSHPEDKLRSRDGVLVLSISTHVSDPETWRERGKDYQNHKQIWVDTILSQLAESLPWFRKEEIIALHSASPLSWQTWTGRKLGRVGGIPFSYFSNPFRFLSPNVLSVKGLYLCGDTVYPGQGIPAVVLGGSHLAQRLQKKEI; translated from the coding sequence GTGCCAGTCTATCAGTCAATGGAAGAAATCTGGGATGCGATCGTTGTCGGCGGTGGTTTAGGAGGCCTTGCCTTTGCGAGCCGTTATGCCAAAGAAGGAAACCGAGTCCTTGTGCTGGAAAAAGGCATCCACCCAGGTGGCTGCGCATCTAGTTTTGACCGAGCTGGGTTTCGCTTTGAATCGGGTGCCACCACCGTGGTTGGTTGGGAGGAGGGGCTACCTCTCGCACAATTAGAAAGGGATCTGGGCATCCAATTCCCTAGAATCCCTCTCTCTCCTTCTATGGTGGTACTCTGGAAGGACAAAGAACTCATACGTTATCCTGAGCGAGAAAAGTGGCAGAAAGAAATTGCACGTGTCTTTGGCAAATCCAAGCGTATGGAATGGTTTTGGAGGTTTTTATTTTTTCTATCAGATGGGCTTTGGTCGATTTCTGGACGCTATTTACATTTTCCAATTGCGAATGGAAAAGATATTTTTAGACTTTTGCGAACACTTCGTCCGAAAGATATACTTATTTTTTGCGCTTCATTTTTGCCATTCCGTTGGGTTCTCAAAATCTTTGGATTGGAAGGGAAGGAGGAGTGGATATCTTTTTTGGATGAACAGTTGATGATCACAAACCAATGCAAATCAAAAGAGGCCCCTCTTTTAACGGCAGCAGCTGGTCTTTGTTATCCGAATTTAATCAACACGTACATACCAGGCGGGATTTTACGTCTCTCCGAAACCTTGGTAGAGTATTTAGAAAAAAACCGAGGAGAATGCCATCTCAAGGAAGAAGTAATCCGAATCAGGAAGGATGGTTCAGAGAGCGGACAGGATCTATTCCAAGTTGTAACGAAGAAATCAACCTACTATAGCAAGGTTGTTGTCTGCAATATTCCGATTTGGAATGTGGAACCTTTACTCTCAGAAGAGATTCCTGCGCGCTTGCACGCAATCCGAAGGTTTGAAGAAGGGATCTATAGTGCCTTTACCATGGGAGTCGTCTTGAGAACTAGCAGTTTGGTGCCCAAATCCTACCACTACCAGATCCATCTCTCCGCTCCTCTGCCTGAGGGAGGAGGGGATTCTATTTTTGTTTCTCTTTCTCATCCAGAAGATAAGCTGCGGTCACGAGATGGAGTGCTTGTGCTCTCGATATCCACTCACGTTTCCGATCCAGAGACTTGGAGAGAAAGGGGAAAAGACTACCAAAACCACAAACAAATCTGGGTAGATACCATCTTATCTCAGTTAGCTGAAAGTCTTCCCTGGTTCCGAAAGGAGGAGATCATCGCTTTACACTCTGCAAGTCCTCTTAGCTGGCAAACCTGGACGGGGAGGAAATTGGGCCGCGTGGGAGGGATTCCCTTTTCTTATTTTTCCAATCCCTTTCGTTTTCTATCCCCGAATGTTCTTTCTGTGAAAGGACTCTATCTATGTGGGGATACGGTTTACCCAGGGCAAGGAATCCCCGCTGTGGTTCTGGGCGGGAGCCATTTGGCCCAGAGACTGCAAAAGAAAGAGATTTGA
- a CDS encoding tetratricopeptide repeat protein — MSGPIVRNYKGGSIVYFEKDKAEDIFVLQKGRVVLTYTNINGVELKEDVKIGEFFGVKSAIGRYPREETAQVIGAATVLVFKVPEFEKFVSDKTHLIIKMLKVFSSQLRQVHRQVREILGQGEAKNPAFELMNVAEVFYKNGNYEHAVYAFNQYLSHYPDGTYVDRAKQLQDFASKKTPFPLSVPDLVYKPEPGSQTGKLQEMLRTAAVTKDNTPSSIDPNSIQALFDKASTLFNALKYEDAANIYKDLSDRTDTVTQEEEQLVENSLFHYGKVLYKSKDFAASIGIFSSYIKKYPKGMLLKENLYHLALATEANGDRDKANQFFQKVVNIPPLDDSISEDAKKKLKGR; from the coding sequence TTGTCTGGTCCAATTGTTCGAAATTATAAAGGCGGTTCAATTGTCTATTTTGAGAAAGACAAGGCAGAGGATATCTTTGTTCTTCAAAAAGGAAGAGTAGTACTTACCTATACAAATATCAACGGCGTGGAGCTCAAAGAAGATGTTAAGATCGGTGAATTTTTTGGCGTAAAGAGTGCCATCGGTCGCTACCCTAGAGAGGAGACGGCACAAGTCATCGGCGCTGCAACAGTTCTCGTCTTCAAAGTCCCAGAATTTGAAAAATTCGTTAGTGATAAAACACACTTAATCATCAAGATGCTAAAGGTATTCTCTAGCCAATTGCGACAGGTCCATAGGCAAGTCAGGGAAATTCTAGGCCAAGGGGAGGCCAAAAATCCCGCTTTCGAGCTGATGAACGTCGCAGAGGTTTTTTATAAAAATGGGAATTACGAACATGCTGTATATGCTTTCAATCAGTACCTTTCTCACTATCCGGACGGAACGTACGTAGACCGTGCCAAACAATTGCAAGACTTCGCTTCCAAAAAAACGCCTTTCCCATTGAGTGTTCCTGATCTAGTCTACAAACCAGAACCTGGCTCACAAACAGGAAAGTTACAGGAAATGCTCCGCACTGCTGCCGTCACAAAGGACAATACCCCATCCTCTATCGATCCCAATTCCATCCAAGCTCTCTTTGATAAAGCCTCAACTTTGTTCAATGCCTTGAAGTATGAGGATGCCGCAAATATCTATAAGGATCTCTCTGATCGCACAGACACAGTCACACAGGAAGAAGAGCAATTGGTGGAAAACTCACTCTTCCATTACGGAAAAGTCCTCTATAAAAGTAAGGATTTTGCAGCCAGCATAGGCATCTTTTCTAGTTATATCAAAAAATACCCCAAAGGTATGTTGCTCAAAGAAAACCTCTACCATTTGGCTCTAGCCACCGAGGCCAATGGTGACCGCGACAAAGCAAACCAGTTTTTCCAGAAAGTTGTCAACATCCCTCCTCTCGATGATAGCATCTCAGAAGATGCCAAGAAAAAACTAAAAGGGAGGTAA
- a CDS encoding LIC_13029 family protein — MVKESWKKVDPALLLWRSLARQPEYRMGALHLNPEITIRTFKNQKARYLEAGRFEFILAMKELLKPVSQLENEKMEYLIFRSFDAYQKEVAYSQGSDTQFSIDIVFQFIEFLCQEKTKEDITSLLQKETSLEKKEVDSIIQHIKAFNKLGAYFTKVNHLKKTIENGEQIIAAIATAFPEITWLALESMFYLLVAQHALASKYSCESLLKGWMNEYGFDENQYVVVANFFPPGTSLLDFSGRYTEAIRTLIRIKEKERPEYDLLLLRSIGNYFSSWIVKVAHQMETDLQTA; from the coding sequence ATGGTTAAAGAATCCTGGAAGAAAGTTGATCCCGCCTTACTCCTTTGGAGATCTCTTGCGCGCCAACCAGAATACCGGATGGGTGCCTTACATTTGAACCCAGAGATTACGATCCGAACCTTTAAAAACCAAAAAGCCCGTTACCTAGAAGCAGGCCGATTTGAGTTCATTTTGGCAATGAAGGAGCTCCTAAAGCCAGTATCACAATTAGAAAATGAAAAGATGGAATACCTCATTTTCCGTAGTTTTGACGCCTACCAGAAAGAGGTTGCCTACTCGCAGGGATCAGATACCCAGTTTTCGATAGATATTGTATTTCAGTTCATAGAATTTCTCTGCCAAGAAAAAACAAAAGAGGACATTACCTCTCTTTTGCAAAAAGAAACAAGCCTCGAAAAAAAAGAGGTGGATTCCATCATCCAACACATCAAAGCATTTAACAAATTAGGTGCCTATTTTACGAAAGTAAACCATTTAAAAAAGACAATCGAAAACGGTGAACAAATCATTGCCGCGATTGCCACTGCCTTCCCAGAAATTACTTGGCTTGCTCTGGAGTCCATGTTCTATCTGTTAGTTGCTCAACATGCCTTAGCATCCAAATACAGCTGCGAATCCTTGCTCAAAGGTTGGATGAATGAATATGGATTTGATGAAAACCAATATGTTGTGGTAGCAAACTTTTTTCCTCCTGGTACCTCTTTGCTCGATTTTAGCGGTCGCTATACGGAGGCCATTCGGACTCTCATTCGCATCAAAGAAAAGGAAAGACCCGAGTATGATCTTTTGCTTTTGCGATCCATAGGAAATTATTTCAGCTCATGGATCGTAAAGGTAGCACACCAAATGGAGACGGATCTTCAAACTGCTTGA